The Phycisphaerales bacterium DNA segment CCACACGTCCTTGCCAGTCTGGAAGCCGCAAGAGGTGCCGCCCTCGTTGTTGGCGGTCGTGTTGCTGCCGAACACTGGCGAGTTCACCGCCAGGGTCAGGGGGCTGCCGCAGGTGTCGTTGCTCGGCGCCGCGGCCGTGATCGTCACCTGCTGGGCATCCCACGTGTCCGTGTCGTTGTTGCTGGTGTCCACATCGCCCGGCGCATCCAGCTCCACCCCGATGAAGTACGTACCCGGCGCCACACTCGCCGGGATGAACGGCCCCGGCACGTTGAACGTCACGCTCGACATGGGGCCGAAGTCCCATGTGTAGTTCCACGTCCCTAGCAGCGTGTCACTGGCGCTGATGTTGTTGTTGCTCGAGAGATACACCCGCAGCGTGTACGTCTGGCTGCCCGGGTCGGCGTTGCTCGCGTTCGTGAGCAGCACGTTGGTGCCGCCCGGGAAGCTCGTCCCCGCCTGCGCCGTCGTGGCCGCCGTGCGGAAGCGCAGCGTCTCGGGGTCGAACCCCGCCCCGCGCGTCCCGGTGATGAAGCCGCCCATGTCGGTGACGAACTGCTCCCACAGCTTGGCGTACTGGCCCTGCGTGCTGCGGTTGCTGTTAGAGCAGATCGCATGCACCAGGCGGCTGGAGCCGTCCATGTAATACGCCCCGCTCCCGCTCATCCCGCCCCACACCGCCGTGGTGCAGCCCGCCGAGGTGTTGAACCGCAGCTGGTTGCCCGGGCATGAATCCCACGTGCCCGACAGGAAGTACATCGTCGTGCCCGTGTGCAGCCCACCGCCGCATGTCTGGGCCGGGTAGCTGAAGTTGTTGTACGTCCGCCCCTGGATCGTTCCGCAGTCAAAGCCCCACGCCCACCCGAACGAACCCGTCAGCGCCCCCGCCGAGCGGTCCGTGCAGCGGATCAGCGCCACGTCGTTCTCGAAGCTCCCGCTGTTGATCCAGGTGTTGCTCGCCTGGTAGAACGTCCCGCTCATCCAGCCGAAGTTGTTGATCACCTCCGTCCCCGTCGGCGCGGCATAGGGCCCGTTCACGCTCACGCCGTCCCAGCCCGGGTACACGTAGATGATGTCCGCCCAGTTGTTCACCGTGCGCGTCGTGCCGCCGCTGTCGGTGAACGTCCGCATGTACACGCAGTGCGACGCCGTGATCACCACGCCCGGGTCCTGCATCGAGCCCGAGCCCGCGAACCACCACTGGTTGCCGCCCGTGTCTGTGAACCGCATCGCGATCTTGCAGTTGGGCGAGCGCGGGTAGCTGTCCAGGCTCCCCGCGACGGTCATGCTGCCGAAGCCGCTCAGCGGCTCGGCGTCGATCGGCGTCGCGGCCGTCGCGGGCAGCATCCCGCCCCCCATCCCGCCCGACAGCCCCGATGGCGGCATCACCGGCAGCACCATCTGCTGCCCCGTGCGCGCGTCGTAAACCGTCGACCCGGGATGGAACGCGCCGGGCGCTTCCGCGGGCTCGGGCATGGGGATCGGCGGGATCAGGTGCAGCGGCGGGTGCTGCGGCAGTGGCGCCGGCGCATCTCCAATCCCCGGCTGCCCAGGGCCATGGTCCCCGCCCACAGGGTCGATCACCTGCGCGTGACCAGCGCACGCCAGCAGCACACCAGCGCACACACCAACGCGTGCGGACACCCGGGTCGTCATACCGCCTCCTTGTACTCAAGTACCCCTGGGACTGGCACGCACCCGCGCACCACGAGGGCCGCAACCTACCGCCGCCTGCGCCTTCATGCAAAGGAAATCCCGGCGCCCCCACCACTCATCCACACCTGCGTTTTCATCTCTGCTGCGCTCCAACCCCCGTACCCACAAGCACGTCCAGCCGGTCATCCCATCTTTACAGGCCTTTCATCGCGAGCGCCGCCCGCACCGGTACGCTCCGGATCGCACCAGGAGCGCCCCCCATGCCCGAAGAGACCCGCACCCGCAACAACACCCGCAAGCACACCGAAGCCGGCGAGGGCAGCCGCGCGGCCTCCGCCACCAGCACCGCCCAAAGCCGCCGCATGACCGACCGCCTCGATGAGTCCGGCGCCCCTGTCCTCAACAACAACGACGGTATCGGTCGCGCCGGCAACCCGGCCTCGCCGCCTGTCACCGGCGCTTCCCTCGGCCAGAAGATGGGCAACGCCCAACTCGACCCCGAGACCGCCATCCTCGAAGAAATCCGCATCAAGGCCTACGAACGCTGGCTCACCCGCGGACAGCAGCCCGGCTCCGCGGAAGAAGACTGGCGCGAAGCCGAGAAGGAGGTGCGGGGAAAACTGTGGAGCCGCGGGAGCGGGACCGAGCCCGGGATCTGAGCCCGCGCGCCGTTGACGGAGTGCACCTCTCCGCCGCGCCCGAGCCCGATCTCGACTTCATCCACCCCAGTGGCCTGACAGTTCGCACGCTTATCACACCCCGCTGGCAGCGATCCGCCAGCCTCCCACGCACCTCCCGCGTTGTCCAATAAACCCTGGATCCAACGCGCCTTCGGTCCAGCCATACGCGTACGTCTTGCAATCGGCTTCGCCGGTCCGGTACCCTGCGCAATGAATGAAGATCATTGCTTCCCTTCTCGCAGTCACCCTCCTCGCCACGCTCACGGCCCGCGCCCAGAACTGCTCGGGCTGGTCACCGATCGGTGACCCTGCGCCGCGGGTAGGCGCGTCCTTGGCTTTCGATGCGGCGCGCAGCTGCGTTGTCATGTTCGGTGGCAGCAGCGGTGGCTCCGGCATCGGCGCCTACTCGAGTGAAACCTGGCAGTTTGACGGGCGCGACTGGACGTTCCGCACGCTCGAAGGCCCGCGCCGCACCTCCTACGCCCTCATGGCCTATGACCCCGTTCGGCAGCGCACCATGATGACGGGCGGTACGGCCGTCCAGATCTTCGGCCAGCCCGCGCCCGATCAGCGCCAGACGTGGGAATGGGACGGCTCAGAGTGGACGATGCGGGGCCTCGCGCCAGTCCATCTGTCCGGCGGCATTGACTACATGCCCGGCGTGGGGATCGTCGTCATCCGCCCCAGCAGTTCCGCGAACAACACCTCCGAAGCCTACCGCTGGGATGGCACGGGCTGGACGCTCCTTTCCCAGCCGCTCCCCTACTTCAGTCCGCCAATGAGCTGCGCTTACGACCCCAACCGCGCGGCGATGATCATCGCCGCGGGCAACGGCACCTTCGCATGGGACGGCGCAACCTGTACCCAGATCGCTCCCGCGACCCCGGCCTACCCGCGGTCGATCCGCTACATCCCCGCCCGAAACACCGTCATCGGCTTCGTGTTCTCTGGCCCGGTCATTTACGAGCTCCGGCCCGCCGGCTGGACCGCGATCACCGGACCCACGGGCATGAACGTCTCCGATCCCAGCCCCTCGGCGCCGCTGCCCGACGGTGGCCTGCTGATCTTCGGCGGCGCCGCCACCAGCGACTCGCGCGTCAACTGCTGGCGGTTCGATGGCACAACTATCTTCCCCATCCCACGCCGAGGCCCCATCGGCACCGAAGCACCCGCCATGGCCTACGACAGCGACCGCCATGTTTCCGTTGCGTTCAGTGGCCGGCACGGTCTGTCCCAACTCCTCGACACTACCACGTGGGAGCTCCGCGGCGAAACTTGGCTGCTCCGCGCCTCCTCGGGCCCGCCCGGCCGCTTCGACGGCTCCATGGCCTACGACCCTGTCGCCCGCCTGTGCCTACTCCAAGGCGGCAACGCCAACGCCGTGACATGGTCATGGAACGGCCAAACGTGGACGAATCTCGGAGGCTCCGGCCCCACCGGCGACGGGACCATGACCTGGGACAGTGCCGCTCAGAAACTGGTGTACCACGTCAACAGCGACGCCCGTCCGTGGACCTGGAACGGAACGACGTGGGTCGGCGCCTCTCCCTACACGCCTGTGATGGGCTCACAAGCAGGCGTTGTTTTCGACGCCGACAGGGGATACTTTATCGCAGTCGCCCGCGCCGCCAGCTTCGGCACCTACCGATGGACCGGGTCCGCGTGGACCACCCTCATCAGTCCCCGCCAGACCTCCGAGTACCAGCCCCTCATGGTCTACTCACAGCGCCTCGGAGGCGTCCTCCTGTTCGGTGGATTCAGCGGACTCAATAATGACGGCGGCTACCCCAACCGCACCTACTTCCTCGGCTCCACCGCGAGCAGCTGGGTTGACCTCAACCTCCGGGGACCCTTGGGTCGCAAGTACGCCGGGTTCGTCGACGATACCGCCGCTGAGCGCATCATCATGTACGCCGGCCTGGCCAACCTCCACACCCCGCGAGATACCTGGAAGTTCGCCAGCGGTCCGGCCGCGGTCGCGATCCAGCCCCAGCCCGCAACCGCGCCGCAGGGATCAGCCGCCGAACTGTTCATCATCGCCAAGGGCGGCGGCGTCATCAGCTACCAGTGGCGCCGCAATGGTCAGCCGCTCGCCGACGACACCCGCATCTCGGGCGCCCGCACCGACACCCTCGTGATCGCATCCCTCGGCAACACCGACGCGGGCGACTACGACATTGTCGTCACGAATGCCTGCGGGACGGATACCAGCGTCACCGCGACGCTCACCGTCACTTGCCAGAGTGACTTCAACGGCGACGGGGATATCGGCACCGACCAGGACATCGAGGCCTTCTTCGCCTGCCTCGGCGGCAGCTGCTGCCCCACATGCGGCACGGCCGACTACAACGGCGATGGCGACATCGGTACTGATCAGGACATCGAGTCCTTCTTCCGCGTCCTCGGTGGCGGGGTTTGCTGACCCGGTAGGGCACACTCGAACCCGAAGGACCTGCGGCCGGGCTTCGCTCGCGGTGGCCACGCCGCGCGGAGAACATCAATCCTCCGCCCGCTCCCCCTCAGGCGCCATCTTCACGAGCCTGGGATCAAACCGCGCCAGCACCTCCACAAGGTCCTGCTGCGCCGCCATCACCTGATGGATGTCCTTGTACACGCCCGGGCTTTCATCCGCGCCCGCGCTCAGCACCGTGATCCCCTGCTCCGCCAGCGTCTTCCGTGTCCCGCTCCACGTGAACTGCGACCGCGCGGCCGTGCGCGACATCACCCGCCCCGCGCCGTGCGAGGCCGAGTGCAGCGAGGCCGCGTTGCCCTTCCCGCGCACGACGAACCCCGGCGTCGCCATCGAGCCCGGGATGATGCCCAGCACGCCCGCACCCGCCGGTGTCGCCCCCTTGCGGTGCACGACGAGTTCCTCCTCGCGCCCGTCGATGACGTGCCTCTCCTTCCACGCGAAGTTGTGGTGGTTCTCGATGTCCGCCAGCACCTCCACGCCCAGGTTCTTCGCGATTGCTTTGTGGATGCACGCATGATTCGCGGCCGCGTACTGCCCCATCAGCTCCATCGCCGCCCAGTACTCGCCCCCCGCCTGCGAGTTCAGGTCCAGCCACGCCAGCTGCCGCACCTCGCTGGGCAGGTTGGGGTTGAGCTCCATCGCCAGCCGCGAGTACGTATCGCACACCGCCGCGCCCGTGCCGCGCGAGCCCGAGTGCGTGAGCAGCGCGGTATACACGCCGGGCGGCAGCATGCTCTGATTGCCAGCCTGTTCCCCACTCCGTGCCCCCCGTGCCTCCGTGTTTGGTATTCCCTCCGTTACCGTCAGAGTGCCGAACTCCACGAAGTGGTTGCCGCTGCCGCTGGTCCCCAGCTGCTCGCGGGCCTTGTCCTTGTTCTTCCGCGTGATGTACGTGATGCCCCAGTCCTCATCCAGCACCTCGTGCGACCGCGGCTTCTCGAACCTGGCGCCGATGCCAAAGCGCGTCTCCTGCTCAATCGCCCGCGCCAGCTTCTCGCGCCGGTGCGGCTTTTCGAGGTCCTCGGGCGGGATGTCCAGCACCGTCATCTTCATCCGGCACGCGATGTCGACGCCCACGGCGTACGGGATCACCGCGTTCCGCGTCGCCAGCACGCCGCCGATGGGCACGCCGAACCCCACGTGCGCATCGGGCATCAGCGCCGACGCGACCGCCACGGGCAGCCGACGCGCGTTCTCCATCTGCGCCAGCGACTGCGGCTCGAGCCCCTCGCCCCAGATGGAGATCGGGACCGGGTCAATCAACGGGATCGGGTTTTCAGGTTCGCGCCGTGCCATGCAGCACGGTATGGCACGTCTTCATCTGATCGAGCTGACCCAGTAGACCTATCTGACCTAGGTGCTCATCCCCCCGGCTTCATCCGCGCTACCAGCTCCCGCAGCTCCCCGATCTGCTGCGGCGTCAACTCCACCTTCACTGTCGCAAACTCAAACACCACGCTCCCCGCCGATGCGGCCGCGATCATCGCCTCCGTCGGCACGCGGAACCGCACCAGCTCCTCGCTCCCGCCCACGTACGCGTCGCCCTTCGCGGGCCCTTTCAGCTCGGTCGCATTCCCATCCACCACGATCCGTCCCGGCGCCCCCGAGAAGGCCAGCACCCCCGTGCCCCCCTGCACGCCGAAGCTCCCATCGACCGCACCCTCGGGCTTGTCCGCCGCCCGCACCCGCCCCTTGTGGCTCGAGGTCAGGTACATCGTCGCCCCGCTCACGCCCGAAGCCCCACCCCCGCTGAGCTTCAGCCCCGTCCACTTCAGCGTGATCGCCGTGCGGTCCGCCGCCCCGTCGTACGTCACCGACATCGCTGCCGGCTGCACCCCCGACGACGCCGGGTAGCTCAGCTTCACCAGTTCCGCATCCCGCGCCTTCTTCGCGGCTTCTTTCTCTGCCCTCTCGTCCGTATCCCGCCTGCACGCGGGCACTCCCGCACACATCACCACGAAGAACGCACAAAATAGAGCCGCAAACGCACGCCTCATCACACTCCTCCACACCCCCGCTCCGCGCTCCTCCGTCCCTTCTCCGTGCGCTCCGTGTTCTGCCTTCTGATCTACTGCGGCCGCCACCCCGCCCGATCCGCCAGGTTCGACCACCGCCGCATGTCGCTCAGGTCATCAGGCACGACACTCTCCACATGCCCATCAAACATCACGATGGCTGCACGCCCGAAGTGCCGGAAGTCGACGTGCCCATAGTCCGACGGCTCACGCCCACGATCAAACGCACCCTCCGGCGCATCCCACTCCGACCAGGTCGGCACCTGATTGATCTCACGGCTCGCCCGCCACGGCCCCTCGATGCGGTGCCGCCCCGGGATCACCCGCGTGGTCTCCACCGGGTGATAGCCGCGGCTGGTCGCGAACACCAGCAGCTTGTCCGGGAACCGCGGCTCGTCCACCTTCGTCACGTAGAACTTCCCCCACCGCGTGATCGACGGCTGGTGGAACCCGCCGCGCCGCTGATCGCCCCCCACCCACGTCGTGTTCATGCCGAAGCTCGGGCTCTGCGCGAACATCCACTGGAAGCCGTCGCGCGTCATCGGGCTGTCGGGCAGCTTCGAGAACTCCGACCGCAGCGACCGGTCCACCACCAGCGCCTCCTGCGAGTACCCCAGGTACGGCGCCAGCCGCCACGGGTACCGGCGCGCCACGCTCCCTTCCAGCGGCGCCGCGGCCGTGTCGTTCGAGAACACCCGGATCTGATCTACGCTGAACCCCGGCGTCACCCACTCCAGCGGCAGGAACCCCGGGAGCACGCTGCCCCGCGCATCGCTCGCGTACGCCGCGAACGCCACGCCCGTCTGCCGGATGGCCGCGCTCTCGCGCGTGTTCGCGCCTGTCTGCCGCGCGCGCCCGATCGCCGGCAGGGCGATGGCCAGCAGCAGCGCCACGATGCTGATCACCACTAGCAGCTCGATCAGCGTGAAGCCCGCCCCTCGCCCCGGTGTTGTTGCCCGTGCACGCGCCACGTGAGCTCCTACGCGTCCACCCGCGTCCCCGCCCGCAGGTCCACACTCTGTACGCCCGCCACCGTGTTCAGCTCCCCGACCAGCGTGCCCGCGCTGCCGGCATCCGCCAGCCGCAGCAGGTACGTGAAGTCTGTGGCCGCACCCTGCCGCGCGGTGGTCACCCCCGTCAGCCGAAACCCCGCGCTCCGCTGCCGCAGCACCCCCTCCAGCCCCGCGCTCGCCTGCCCCGCCCCCATCCGCACCACCAGCGTGTGCGAGTCCTCACCCGACGTGACCGCGGCGCCGCCGCCCCGCGCCGACAGCACCACCGCGGCCGCGCCCACGATCGGCACCCCCACCGCCGCCACCATCGCCAGCCCCGTGCCCACGGCCATGCCG contains these protein-coding regions:
- a CDS encoding DUF4956 domain-containing protein, producing MPEWLQQAVVVESPLSAGTMAVRLGTAAGFGAVIAVIYRLSHGRLARDARTLVGTLVLLTILLAMVTMVIGDSVARAFGLVGALSIVRFRTVVEDTRDTAFVIFAVVTGMAVGTGLAMVAAVGVPIVGAAAVVLSARGGGAAVTSGEDSHTLVVRMGAGQASAGLEGVLRQRSAGFRLTGVTTARQGAATDFTYLLRLADAGSAGTLVGELNTVAGVQSVDLRAGTRVDA
- a CDS encoding prepilin-type N-terminal cleavage/methylation domain-containing protein yields the protein MARARATTPGRGAGFTLIELLVVISIVALLLAIALPAIGRARQTGANTRESAAIRQTGVAFAAYASDARGSVLPGFLPLEWVTPGFSVDQIRVFSNDTAAAPLEGSVARRYPWRLAPYLGYSQEALVVDRSLRSEFSKLPDSPMTRDGFQWMFAQSPSFGMNTTWVGGDQRRGGFHQPSITRWGKFYVTKVDEPRFPDKLLVFATSRGYHPVETTRVIPGRHRIEGPWRASREINQVPTWSEWDAPEGAFDRGREPSDYGHVDFRHFGRAAIVMFDGHVESVVPDDLSDMRRWSNLADRAGWRPQ
- a CDS encoding DUF2934 domain-containing protein; this translates as MPEETRTRNNTRKHTEAGEGSRAASATSTAQSRRMTDRLDESGAPVLNNNDGIGRAGNPASPPVTGASLGQKMGNAQLDPETAILEEIRIKAYERWLTRGQQPGSAEEDWREAEKEVRGKLWSRGSGTEPGI
- a CDS encoding RtcB family protein — its product is MARREPENPIPLIDPVPISIWGEGLEPQSLAQMENARRLPVAVASALMPDAHVGFGVPIGGVLATRNAVIPYAVGVDIACRMKMTVLDIPPEDLEKPHRREKLARAIEQETRFGIGARFEKPRSHEVLDEDWGITYITRKNKDKAREQLGTSGSGNHFVEFGTLTVTEGIPNTEARGARSGEQAGNQSMLPPGVYTALLTHSGSRGTGAAVCDTYSRLAMELNPNLPSEVRQLAWLDLNSQAGGEYWAAMELMGQYAAANHACIHKAIAKNLGVEVLADIENHHNFAWKERHVIDGREEELVVHRKGATPAGAGVLGIIPGSMATPGFVVRGKGNAASLHSASHGAGRVMSRTAARSQFTWSGTRKTLAEQGITVLSAGADESPGVYKDIHQVMAAQQDLVEVLARFDPRLVKMAPEGERAED